The sequence below is a genomic window from Deinococcus terrestris.
GGACCTTCAGGTCGGTCAGGTGCTGCGGGTGCGGGCGGCTGCCGCGTCGCACACGGTGCAGCCCAAGGAAACGCTGTACGGCATCTCCCGGCAGTATGGCCTGAGCGTGGACGCGCTGCTGGCGGCGAATCATCTGCCCCCAGCGGCGGTGTTGGAAATCGGGCAGGTTCTCCAGATTCCGGGTGCCGCTCCGGTGGCCGCGCCGCGCGTGCTGGCGCAGTCGCTGCCCGTGCTTCCCGCTCCTGCTGCGTTCCCCAGCGTTCCTGCCAGCCCTTCTGCGACCGATGACGACTGGCGCGGCACGGCGATGGCGCTGCTGGGGGTGCCCTACGTTTACGGCGGCACCAGCCGCAGCGGGCTGGATTGCAGCGGGTTCGTGCTGCAGGTGTTTGCGCCGCTGGGCATGGATCTGCCGCGCACCAGCGCTGCCCAGGCGCGGGTTGGCCAGCCGGTCGAGGTTGGGGACCTCCAGGCCGGGGACCTCGTCTTTTTCGACACGGTCGGGCGCGGCGAGGTCACCCACGTGGGCATCTACCTGGGCGAGAACCAGTTTGTCAACGCCAATTCCTACCGCAAGCAGGTCGCGGTCGACCGCTTGCAGGGTGACCCCTACTGGGAACCCAAGCTGATGGGCGCCCGCCGGGTGCTGCCGCCCTTGATGTACGGCTCGGCCCGCGCCCGTTGACGGGCGGGAAGCACGGCACCAGCCCCTGGAGAGCTCCCAGGGGCTCCGCTTTTTTGTTTGCCCCGCCAGTGCCTCCTACCCGAAGGAGCCGAGGAGGCTGCCTTCGGCCTGAATGGGGTGTTCTCAATGGTGGGGACGATTCTGGTGCTGCACCCTCCCAGCGTGGCGCGATCAGAGAACCGCAGGGAGAACGCAAAAAGGCCTTCCACCCTCGCCGGGAACTGACACAGCTCCGCAGGAGAGGAGGGAAGGCGGCACCGCCGTTCCAGCACGGTGAATCCCGGAGAGTTATGAAGCTGTCCGCGCCGTTGGTCATAGGGACTCGGGAGCATCCGTTGCGGCAGTCCGCTTCGCGGCGGCGCTTCCCCGCCTCTCCGTCACCCCTGTTCCTGCTCTCCCTGCTGGCGCCGCTCGACGAGTTCAGTCGGGACTTACCGTTCTGCCCTCCCTGTTCAGGTGGGAGCTGTGCTAAACCTTATCGTCGGCCACGTTCTCATCGGCCAGCAGGTTGCGGTACTCGTCGACATGTTCGCCCTCGCCGAGTTCTCGGGCGATCCGCTCGATGGCGAGACGGACGACTTCGCTCTTGCTGATCAGGCGCTCGGGGCTGGAGAGTTCGTAGGCCGTGCGGGTGAGCAGGGCGTCCTGCTCCTCGCTGATCACGACTTGGAGGCGTTTGCGTTCCTTTTTGGGCATGGTCCTCTTCTGTCCTCTCCACCGGGTCCGCGCCCGGCCACGGGCTCGGGCGGAAGTGTGCGCGGGCAGCGTAGCACGCATGATAAGACACCTCAACATCATCCGCCCTGGAGATACAGGTGGCGTAGACGTCCCGAGAGCATCATGTGTAAGATGCACCCGTCTTCCGGCGTTTTGCCGGATCTGCTGCCCATACCGACCTCCGGGCTCCCGCGCCCGTGCCCGAAAGGAATGACCTCATGGATCTGACGCCGCTGCACCTCGTAGGAGGCCGGGACCTGTCCGGCGAAATCGCCATCCAGCACAGCAAGAATGCGGCGCTGCCCATCATCGTGGCGAGCCTGCTGAGCCGCGAGCCCATCACCCTGCACGGCATTCCCCGGCTGTCGGACGTGGACACCATTCTGGAACTCATGGCGCACCTGGGCACGCGGGCGGCCTGGACCGGCCCCAACAGCCTGACCCTGCACACCCCCGAAATTCTCAGCACCCACGCGCCCTATGCGCTGGTGTCCAAGATGCGGGCCAGCTTCATCGTGCTGGGGGCAATCCTGGCGCGGGCGGGGGAGGCCACCGTGTCCATGCCCGGCGGGTGCGCGTGGGGACCGCGCCCGGTTGATCAGCATGTCAAGGCGCTGCGGGCGCTGGGGGCGCACCTCACCGAGGAGGGCGGCGACTTCGCGGCGACGCGGGCCGGGAGCCTCTCGGGCACCTTCGTCTTCGAGATGCTGACGGTGGGCGGCACCCACAACGCGCTGCTGGCCTCGGTGCTGGGGGACGGCGTGGTCACGCTGGAGAATGCCAGCATCGACACCGACGTGGTGGACCTGGTGCATTTCCTGAACGCGCTGGGTGCCCAGATTGAGGGGGCAGGCACCAACACGCTGACGGTCCGGGGCGTGCCCGCCCTGCGCGGGGGCGAGTACACGGTGATTCCCGACCGCATTGAGGCCGGGACCTTCATGATCGCCGCTGCCGCCACCCGCAGCCGCCTCACGCTGACCAACGTGCGCCCCGACCACCTGCGGGCCGTGAGCGCCAAGCTCAGCGAGATGGGCGTGGACATTCTGGAGTCGGGCGACTCCCTGATCGTGGACGCCCGGGGCCGTGAGCTGCGGCCCGTCAACCTCACCACCCAGAGCTACCCCGGCTTTCCCACCGACGTGCAGCCGCAGATGAGCGCCCTGCTCGCCACCGTGCCGGGCACCAGTGTGGTGCAGGACCCGGTGTACCCTGACCGCCTCACCCACGTGGCCGAGCTGCACCGCATGGGCGCCAACATCACCGTGAGCGGGTATACCCAGGTGATCCAGGGCGGGCCGCTGCATGCCGCGCCCGTCAAGGCCGCCGACCTCCGTGCTGGGGCTGCCCTCTTCATCGCCGCAATGACCTGCGAGGGCGAGACGGTCATCGACGGCGTGCAGTACCTCAACCGGGGCTACGAGCGCCTCGCCGAGCGGCTGCGGGGTATCGGCGTGCAGGCCTGGCAGCCCCAGCCCATGCTGGCGAGCGCGATGGACTGAGCCAGAAGCAGGAACGGCGCCCACCTCGCGGTTGCGGGTGGGCGCCGTTCTCTGGGTCTCTGTTGGACTCTGACCGCTCCCGCTAGACCTCCCCGCCCCACTCGCCGCCGTGTTCTGTCCAGGCCGCCCCGATCTGTGCCAGAAGGTCAGCGGGCAAGGGGCCGCGCTCGACGATGGCGGCGTTGCGTTCCAGATTCTCCACACGCGCTGTGCCCACGATGGCGCTGGACACTCCAGGCGCGAAGGCTGAGAAGCGTAGGGCGAATTCATCCCACTCCAACCCGCCGGGATCCAGGCGCAGCGCCCGCAGCCGCTCCCAGTAGACCTCGGCGTACTGGCCGACCGGGCGCTCGGTGAACTGCCACGCGGCGTTGGCGATGGGCCGTTTGGCAATCACCCCCAGGCCCCGCGCCGCCGCTTCCGGCAGGACGTGGTGGAGGCTCCACTGGTCGGCCACATTTACGCTCGTCTCGACGCTCCCGAAGCGTCCGGACTCCGCTACCCACGCCAGCGCCTCGTTCTCGCCACTGTAGGCCGCCACCCGGATCAAACCTGCCTCCCGCGCCCGGTCGAGTTCGGCCAGTAGGTCCTCGCGCCGCAGGGTGCCCAGCGGGCACGAGTGCAGGTGAAAGAGGTCGATCCGGTCGGTCCGCATCGTCCGTAAGGCCCGCTCGATGCCGTGGCGGATGGCTCCTGGCGTCCAGTCCTCCACGCCTTCCACCCCGTAGCCGCCCTTGGTGCTCAGGACGAACTCGTCCCGTCGCCCGGCGAGGTGGCGCCCGACGCGCTCCTCGCTCAGGCCATAGCCCCGCGCGGTGTCGATCAGGGTGACGCCGAGGTCGAGCGCCCGGTTCAGGAGGCGACCGGCCTCCCGGTCATCCAAACTCTCCGCGCCGACCTGCCCTGCTCCCAGCCCCAGGACGCTAACTCGGAGGCCCGTCTTGCCAAACTCGCGCTGCTTCATGCAGCGGAGCATATGCTGATGGCGGGCTTCGCGCCGCCCTTGACCGTTAGCCCCCCATGCCGGGCACCAGTTCGGCCCGCTCCTCCTGCTCCTTGCGGAACTGGAGTTCGTACAGGTCGCGGTACAGGCCGCCTGCGGCCATCAACTCCGCGTGCGGGCCGTCTTGCACGGTCCGGCCCCCCTCCATCACCAAGATGCGGTCGGCGTTGCGGACCGTGGAGAGGCGGTGGGCGATCACGAAGGTGGTGCGGCCCCGCATCAGCGTTTCCAGCGCCTGTTGCACCAGCGCCTCGGACTCATTGTCGAGGGCGGAGGTGGCCTCGTCGAGAATCAGGATGCGCGGGTCTTTCAGCAGGGCGCGGGCGATGGCGACCCGCTGGCGCTGGCCGCCGCTGAGGCGCACGCCGCGCTCACCCACCACGGTGGCGTACCCCTGCGGCAGCGCGGTGATGAAGCCGTGCGCGTTCGCGGCGCGGGCGGCGGCCTCAACCTCCTCCGGCGAGGCGTCGGGGCGGCCGTAGCGGATGTTCTCCTCGATAGACCCCGAAAAGAGCAGGGTTTCTTGCGGCACCAGCCCCACCTGTGCCCGCAGGTCGGCCAGCGCGTAGGCCCGCACGTCCTCGCCGTCCACCCGCAGCGTTCCGCCCGTCACGTCCCAGAAGCGCGGAATCAGGCTCACCAGCGTGGTCTTGCCTGCCCCACTCGGTCCCACCAGCGCCACGACCTGTCCGGCGGGCACGTCGAAGCTCAGGTCGTGCAGCACGGGCGCGTCGCCGTAGCTGAAGCTGACACGCTCGAAGCTCACCCGGCCCTCGGCGCGGGCCAGGGGGAGCGGGCGGGCGGGTTCGGGCAGGTCGCTGCGCTCGTCGAGCAGCTCGAAGATGCGCCCCGAGGCTCCCAGCGCCTCCTGAAACTGGCTGAACAGCCCCGACATCGCCGCGACGGTGGCGCCGACCTGAAGGGCGTAGATCAGGAAGGTGACCAGTCCGCCGGGGCTGAGATCCCCCCCCATGACCAGCCGCCCGCCGTACCACAGCACCAGCGCGAGCGAGGCGAAGGTCAGGAAGCTCATCACGCCGCCCATCAGGGCTTGCAGCCGTGCCCGCCGCAGCGAGGCGAGGAAGGACGCCAGCACGCCCTGCCCGTAGCGCCCGCGTTCCGTGTCCTCGGCGGTGAAGCTCTGCACCACCCGCACCCCGCTGATCGCCTCCTCGGCGCTGGCGTTGGCCTCGGCCACGCGGTCTTGCACCTCGCGGCTGACTGTGCGGATGCGCCGCCCGATCACGATGGCCGTGCCGATCACCAGCGGAATCACCGCCAGCGTGAGCAGACTCAGCCGGGGACTGGTGACCACCAGTAGGGTCGTGGAACCCACGATGTTGAAGGTGAGTGCCGCCGCCTGCGCGAGCGCCGTGCTGGTCACGGCCTGGACCGTGCCCACGTCCGCCGTGAGTCGGCTGGTGAGTTCGCCCGTGCGGTGCTCGGCAAAAAAACGCGGTGAGAGCGTCATCAGGTGCGAAAAGAGGCTGCGGCGCAAATCCGCCACCACCCCTGCCCCCACCTTCGCCAGCAGGTACGACTGCGCGGCCCCGAACAGCGACGACAGCGCGAAGATGCCCAACAGCGCGAGCACCGTGCGGTCCAGCGGCCCGGTGTCGGTCGCCCCCACCCGCAGGAAGGAGGCGTCAATCAGCCGCCCGAACAGCAGCGGGAAAATCAGGTTCAGCCCGCTGGAGATCAGCGTGGCGAGGAGCCCGAAGACCAGCAGCCCCCGGTAGGGCCGTGCGTAGGCCAGCACCCGCCGCAGTTGCCGGGGGTCACGCGGCGGACGCGCCGGGGCGGGGGTCGCGGGGGCGGAGGCCGGGCGGCGGCGGGACAACATGGGGCCAGGGTACGGCATGGCGGGGGACCACAACGGAAGCGGCGGCCCCGCACGTCCGCGAGTCCGCCACCCCCCTCCAGCCTCCGGCTTATGCCAGCACGGCCTCCGGCTCGTCGAAGGCCAGCTCGAAAGCCTCCGCGACCCCCTGGTAGGTCAGCTTGCCCGCGTGGGTGTTCAGGCCCAGACGCAGCGCCTTGTTGCGCGAAAGGGCCGAGACGCCCTGCTCGGCGAGTTGCAGGACGTAGGGCATGGTCTGGTTGGTGAGGGCGAAGGTGCTCGTGCGCGGCACAGCGCCCGGCATGTTCGCCACGCCGTAGTGAATCACGCCGTCGACCACGTAGGTGGGGTCGTCGTGGGTGGTCGGGTGGATGGTCTCCACGCAGCCGCCCTGGTCCACCGCCACGTCCACGATGACGCTGCCCTCGGGCATCAGGGCCAGCATGTCGCGGGTGACGAGGTGCGGGGCCTTGGCGCCGGGAATCAGCACCGCACCGATCAGGAGGTCGGTGTCGGGCAGCAGGGCACGGATGTTGGCCTCGCTGCTCATCATGGTGGTCAGGCGCCCGAAGAACACGTCGTCGAGGTAGGCCAGGCGCCGCTGCGACACGTCGAGGATGGTGACCTTGGCCCCCAGGCCCATCGCCATCTTGGCCGCGTTGGTGCCCACCACGCCGCCGCCGATGATGGTCACGTGGCCGGGCTGCACGCCGGGCACGCCGCCCAGCAACACCCCGCGCCCGCCCACTGGCTTCTGGAGGTGGTAGGCGCCCGCCTGCACGCTCAGGCGCCCGGCGACTTCCGACATCGGGGTCAGCAGGGGCAGGCTGCCGTCGTCGAGCTGCACCGTCTCGTAGGCCACGCCCGTCGTCCCTGAGGACAGCAGCGCGTCGGTCAGTGGGCGGTCGGCGGCGAGGTGCAGGTAGGTGAACAGCAGCAGGTCGTCGCGCAGGTAGCCATATTCACGCTCGATAGGCTCCTTGACCTTGACGACCATCTCGGCAGCCCAGGCGTCAGCAGCGCTGCCCAGGGTCGCGCCCGCCGCCTCGTATTCGCCGTCCGCGATGCCGCTGCCCACGCCCGCACCGCGCTCGACCGTGACCGAGTGGCCCCGGCGCACCAGCGTCGCCACGCCGCCGGGCGTCAGCGCCACGCGGTTTTCCTTGACCTTGATTTCCTTGGGGAGTCCGATCTTCATAGTTCCTCCGCGGGGCCGCGCACCCCGCCGGGGCCGCCCGCCTGCCATGATGCTGAAGTGGCGCAATGCTAGCAGGAGGCCCGGCGCGTCCGATTGCCCGCAGGTCTAACTGGAAACGTATCGGCGCAACGGGGTTGCGTCAAGCCTGCTACCTTATGGGCATTCATGTCAAAGCCGGACCTCGACGCCACCGACCGCCGCATCCTGACCATTCTCCAGCGCGACGCCCGCATCCCCAACACCGAACTGGCCGACGAGATCGGCCTGACCCCGGCCCCCACCCTGCGGCGGGTGCGGCGCTTAGAGGAGGAAGGCATCATCAGCCGCTACGTGGCCCTGCTCGACCCCAAGCGGGTGGGGCGCGACCTGATGGTCTTCGTGAGGGTCACGCTGGACAAGCAGACCAAGCAGGGCTTCGAAACCTTCGCCGAGCGGATGCGCGGGCGGCCCGAGGTGCTGGAGTGTTACCTCTGCCTGGGGGACACCGACTACCTGCTCAAGGTGGTCGTGCCCGACCTGGACAGCTACCAGACCTTTCTGGTGGACGTGCTCGCGGCCATTCCCGGCGTGCGGAACACGGCGAGCACCATCGTGGTGAAGGGAGAGAAGTACACGACGGGGCTGGCGGTGGAGTAGGGGCGGGGGGAGGCTGCGGGAGAAGGCTCTGACATACTGCGTCCATGTCCTCACCTGCCTTCCGCCGTGCGGCACCTACCTTGCTGGCTTCCTTGAGCCTCGGCCTGATGGCGTGTGCGCCCGCCACTCAGCCCCAGGCTTCCGCCCCGCAGCCCACGGCTCCTGCGCCCGCCCCCGCGACCCCGACCTTCGTTCCGGTTCAGCCTCTGAGTGCTACCCGAGTTACTACCTTCCCCTCCGCCGCCCAGGTCACCGACCCGGCACGGACCTACCGGGCGGTGCTGAACACGACCAAGGGGCCGATCACGCTGGAGCTGTATGCGAAGCAGGCTCCGGTCGCTGTGAACAACTTCGTGTTCCTCGCGCTGAATGGCTTCTACGACGGCACGCGCTTTCACCGCGTCATTGAAGGCTTTATGGCCCAGGGCGGCGACCCTCAGAGCACGGACCCGGCCCTCCGCGCCCGCTGGGGTACGGGCGGCCCCGGCTACAACTTCCGGGCGGAGGTGGGCAACGGTCTGCGCTTTGACCGCGCGGGCGTGCTGGGCATGGCCCGCGCCGCCAGCCTGGACTCGCAGGGCAGCCAGTTTTTCATCACGCTGGCTCCGGCCGACTTCCTGAGCGGCGGATACACGGTCTTTGGGCAGGTCGTCTCCGGGCTGGACACCTTGCAGCGCCTCACCCGCACGGCCACCCCGAACGGCGAGGTGCCCATTCCCGGCGCCCAGCCCGACCTCATCCAGAGCGTGCAGATTCTCGTCTCGCGCTGAGGCTTACCCCAGCAGCGCCACCACCAGCGTGACCACCAGCGCGGCCAGGCCCATTCCGATGGAGCTGGCCGCGCCTGTCGTCTCTCCCTCCTCGCGGGCACGGGCGGTGCCCACCCCATGCGCCACGCTGCCGATAGCGATGCCCCGCGCCAGGGGATGGCGCACGCCCAGCCGGGTCAGCATGGGGGGAAGCACCAGCGCCCCCACCAACCCTGAGAGCACGGCGAGGGTGGCCGCCAGCGTGGACGGGGCGCCCGTGAAGGCCGCGAGTTGCAGGGCCACCGGGCTGGTCGCCGGGGCCGTCAACAGGGCAGCCCGCGCCGCCGGGTCCAGCCCCAGCAGTCGGGGCAGCGCGGCGTCCGCCCCCATGCCCACCAGCGTGCCCGCCACGCCGCCCAGCCCCAGCGCCCGCCACTCCCGCGCCAGCAGCGCCCGCAGCCGGTAAAGCGGCACCGCCAGCGCCACCACCGCCGGACCGAGCAGGAAGGAGAGGGGCCGCACCTCCGCCGTGTAGTCCCGGTAGGGGGTCGCGGTCACGAGCAGTCCCCCGGCCACGATCACCGTCGCCACCAGCGTCGGATTGACGAGCGGATGCCGCACCCGCCACTGCGCGGCCACCCCCAGGGCGAAGGCGAGCAGGGTGAGGGCGACCCAGGTCACGCGGCGCCCCTCCACGGACGGCCCCTCACCCGCGCACCAGCCGCCCCGCCACCAGCCCCGCCGTTCCCGCGCCCAGCAGCAGCCCCGCCAGCATCACGAGCAGCCACAGGCCCCACTCGGCCCCCGCCGACAGGAACTCGATAAAGCCCACCGTGGCGGGCACGAACAGCAACCCCAGGATGCCCAGCAGCCCGTCGGCGGCGGCCTCCAGCCACGAGAGCCGCACCACCCCCAGCGACAGGGCCGCCCACAGCAGGGCCATCCCCACCACCGAGCCCGGCAGCGGCCAGCCCAGCCACGTCACCAGGGCCGTCCCCAGCGCAGCAAAGGCCGTCAGCAGCCCCAGCCCCAGCACGACGCGCACCGGGGGCGAGAGAATCGGCGCGGCCGAGGTCACCCCTGGGCGGCTCCGAGTCGGGCGAGCATGCCGCGCACGACCTGTTTGGCGTGCCGGGCCACCAGCGGCATGAAGGTGCGGTAGTCCACCTGCGCGTCGTGGTCGGCGGTGTCGCTCACCGAGCGGATGACCACGAAGGGCACGCCCGCCTTGGCGCACACCTGCGCGACTGCCGCCCCCTCCATCTCGGCGCAGGCGGCCCCGAAGCCCGTCCACAGCCGCCCCACCCCCTCGCGTGAGGCGATGAACTGGTCGCCGCTCGCCACCCGGCCCTCCAGCACGCCCACGCCTTCCACCTCGCGGGCGGCGGCCAGCGCGACCTCGCGCAGTTCGGAGTCGGCCTGCCACGCGGCCGTTTCGCCGGGCACGGTCCCCAGCGGGTAGTCCAGCGCCGTCACGTCCACGTCGTGCTGCACGAGGTCGGTGCTCACCACGAGGTCGCCCACCCGCAGCTCGGGGTGCACGCCGCCCGCGACCCCGGTGAAAATCACGCGGGTGGCCCCGGCGTTCAGCAGGTGCGTGGCCGTCATCGCCGCGTTCACCTTGCCGATGCCGCTCCTGGCGAGGAGAACGGGCACGCCGTCCAGCACGCCCCGGTAGAGGGTCACGCCGGGGGGCGTCAGGGTTTCAGCGTCCTGGAGGTCCGCCCTGAGCAATTCAATTTCTTCGTCCATGGCACCGAGAATGGCGAGCATGGGGGCCATGTTAGGGCTTGAGGGCGAGGGGTTGACCTTGTGGGGGCCGGACGATCTCGGGGCCGCCCAGATCCCACTTCCCCTTGACCCAGGTCATGGTCTCCGCCCGCCCCTCCCTGCCATCCTGCCCGTATGCCTCACGTGATTGTCAGCTCCTGCATCGGCGTCAAGGACCAGGCCTGCACCGAGGTCTGCCCGGTGGAGTGCATCTACGACGGCGGCGACCAGTTCCTCATTCACCCCGACGAGTGCATCGACTGTGGTGCGTGCGTGCCCGCCTGCCCGGTCAGCGCCATCTTCCCCGAAGAAGACGTGCCCGCCGGGGAAACCGAGTTCATCGTCAAAAACCGCGTCTTCTTCGGGCTCTGAGCTGTGCCTATGGATATGGCGCTGCTCTCCGGTCTGAACATCCTCCTAGTGGGGATGTGGGTGGGCATGTACCTGTTCACGACCTTCGTGGTCAGCCCCGCCTTCACCGAGTTGTTTCCCGACCACGAGGCCCGCACCGGGCACCGCCGCGCGGTGGGGCGGCACTACGCGCGGGTCAATGGCCTGCTGACGGCGGCCCTGTTCGCCGTGGTCCTGGCCCTGGGGCTGACCTCCGGTTTCCGGGCCGCACTCTGGCTGGAACTGGGCCTGTTGGTGCTGATCGGCGGGCTGGTCGCGCTGCACGTGCGGCGCGGGCAGGCCGAGACACGGCCTCCGGCGTGGATCACGAACCTGACCCTCGCGGCGAGCGTGGGCCTGTGCGGGGCGGCGGTGCTGGCCTGAGCGCCGTATTTGGTGGGGCGCTGGAGGGTCGGTGCCTCCCGCTGTGGCAGCATCGGGGCACGTGCCGACTCCAACTGCTCTGAATCCGGCCGACCCTGCCCGCGCCCTGGAATTGCTGAGCCGCTCGCCCGTCTTTAGGGGGGCCTCGCCCGCCGACTTGCAGCCGCTGGCCGCGCTGGGGACCTTCCGGACCCTGCGGCGCGGCGAGGTTCTGTTCCGGGCCGGGGACGCGCTGGACACCCTCTTTCTCGTCAGCAGCGGCAGCGTGCGGGTCTACCGGGTGGTGCGCGGGGGAACCCGCGAGCTGACCCTGCATGTGGAGGGACCGCGCCAACTGGTCGCGGGCGTCGGAGTCTTGGGCGGCAGCGACCCCGCCCCCGCGCACGCCGTCGCCCTGCAGACCCCCACCGAGGTGCTGTGTCTGCCCGCCGCCGCCGTCCGCGAGCAGGTGTTCGGGACCCCGGCGCTGGCGGCGGCCGTCATCGCGGCGCTGGCCCGGCGGCAGGCTGAACTGCTCGCCCGGCTGGAGGGGCTGGTGTTCAGCGAACTCGGGGAGCGGCTGGCGGCCTACCTCCTGGAACACGCCGCCGACGACCCCCACGCCCTGCCCACCAACAGCGACCTTGCCGCGCTGCTGGGCACCGTGCCCGAACTGGTCAGCCGCAAGCTGGGTGAGTTCTACCGCCTGGGTCTGATTCAGCTCGAGCGGCGCCGGGTGCGGGTCCTCGACCGCCCCGAGCTGGAGCGGCTGGCGGGACGCACGGGGGGAGAGGGGAGGGCCTCAGACCCCCGGTAGTCCCAGGAACGCCTCGACCACGCGGGGGTCGAGCTGCCGCCCGGCCTGCGCCCGCAACTCGGCCCGCGCCTCCTCGCGGGTCCAGGCCCGCTTGTAGGGGCGCTCGCTGACCAGGGCGTCATACACGTCAATCACGGCAAAGATCCGTGCCAGGGGCGGGATTTCCTCCCCGGCGAGGCCGTCGGGGTAGCCGCTGCCGTCCCAGCGCTCGTGGTGGTGCCGCACGAGCTGCAGCGCGGCGGGCGGCACGAAGCCCAGCGCCCCGGCCAGCCGCTCGCCCTCGGCCGAGTGGACCTCCATCTCGCGGCGCTCCTCCGGGGTGAGGCGGCCCGGCTTGAGCAGCACCCGGTCGGGAAT
It includes:
- a CDS encoding Crp/Fnr family transcriptional regulator; amino-acid sequence: MPTPTALNPADPARALELLSRSPVFRGASPADLQPLAALGTFRTLRRGEVLFRAGDALDTLFLVSSGSVRVYRVVRGGTRELTLHVEGPRQLVAGVGVLGGSDPAPAHAVALQTPTEVLCLPAAAVREQVFGTPALAAAVIAALARRQAELLARLEGLVFSELGERLAAYLLEHAADDPHALPTNSDLAALLGTVPELVSRKLGEFYRLGLIQLERRRVRVLDRPELERLAGRTGGEGRASDPR